From Azospirillum humicireducens, a single genomic window includes:
- a CDS encoding c-type cytochrome, with protein sequence MIRHTLSALLFSATLAGPALADDAAARGKYLVTVISCGDCHTPGHLLGKPDLARALSGSDVGFEIPGLGVFHGSNLTPDKETGIGNWTEEQIVTAIRTGKRPDGRMLAPVMPWMSFAALSDEDARAIAVYLKSLPPVANKVAGPFGATDKPTGFVMRISAPQ encoded by the coding sequence ATGATCCGCCACACCCTGTCCGCCCTGCTTTTTTCCGCAACCCTCGCCGGTCCCGCCCTGGCCGACGACGCGGCCGCCCGCGGCAAATATCTCGTCACCGTGATCAGCTGCGGCGATTGCCACACGCCGGGCCATCTGCTGGGCAAACCCGACCTCGCCCGCGCGCTCAGCGGCTCGGATGTCGGGTTCGAGATCCCCGGCCTCGGCGTCTTCCACGGCTCCAACCTGACGCCGGACAAGGAGACCGGGATCGGCAACTGGACGGAGGAGCAGATCGTCACCGCCATCCGCACCGGCAAGCGGCCGGACGGGCGCATGCTGGCGCCGGTCATGCCCTGGATGTCCTTCGCCGCGCTCAGCGACGAGGACGCCCGCGCCATCGCCGTCTATCTGAAAAGCCTGCCGCCGGTCGCCAACAAGGTCGCCGGCCCTTTCGGTGCGACCGACAAACCGACAGGCTTCGTCATGCGGATCTCGGCCCCGCAGTGA
- a CDS encoding alpha-ketoacid dehydrogenase subunit beta, translating to MTTMTVNDAISAALAEEMQRDPTVMIFGEGVATKRRDLLERFGATRVRNTPLAEGIIAGTAAGAAATGLRPVVDLLFAPFLCYAMDEIVNSAGKLRYISGGQFSFPMVVLAMTGAGWGVGAQHNHNVESWFVHSPGLKIVMPSTPADFKGLMKSAIRDDNPVLVFADIALGYSAGEVPEEADAIPLGKAAVRREGRDVTLVSYAKTVGTCMAAADTLAGAGIDAEVIDLRSLKPLDEDAILRSVAKTGRLVVVHEASRLCGVGAEIAALVAEKAFASLRAPVLRLTGPDAPAPASFPLEQAFVPQADAIVAAVRSQMGG from the coding sequence ATGACCACCATGACCGTCAACGACGCGATCTCCGCCGCGCTGGCCGAGGAAATGCAGCGGGACCCCACCGTGATGATCTTCGGCGAAGGTGTCGCCACCAAGCGCCGCGACCTGCTGGAGCGCTTCGGTGCCACCCGCGTCCGCAACACCCCGCTGGCGGAGGGCATCATCGCCGGCACCGCCGCCGGGGCCGCCGCCACCGGCCTGCGCCCGGTGGTGGATCTGCTGTTCGCCCCCTTCCTCTGCTATGCCATGGACGAGATCGTCAACAGCGCCGGCAAGCTGCGCTACATCTCCGGCGGCCAGTTCAGCTTCCCGATGGTGGTGCTGGCGATGACAGGCGCCGGCTGGGGCGTCGGCGCCCAGCACAACCACAATGTGGAGAGCTGGTTCGTCCACAGTCCCGGCCTGAAGATCGTCATGCCCTCCACCCCCGCCGACTTCAAGGGGCTGATGAAATCGGCGATCCGCGACGACAACCCGGTGCTGGTCTTCGCCGACATCGCGCTCGGCTACAGCGCCGGCGAAGTGCCGGAGGAGGCCGACGCCATCCCGCTGGGCAAGGCGGCGGTGCGGCGCGAGGGCCGCGACGTGACCCTGGTGTCCTATGCCAAGACGGTCGGCACCTGCATGGCCGCCGCCGACACGCTGGCAGGGGCCGGCATCGACGCCGAGGTGATCGACCTGCGCAGCCTGAAGCCGCTGGACGAGGATGCCATCCTGCGATCCGTCGCCAAGACCGGGCGTCTGGTGGTCGTGCACGAGGCGAGCCGCCTGTGCGGCGTCGGCGCGGAGATCGCCGCCCTCGTGGCGGAGAAAGCCTTCGCCAGCCTGCGCGCGCCGGTTCTGCGCCTGACCGGCCCCGACGCCCCGGCCCCGGCGAGCTTCCCGCTGGAGCAGGCCTTCGTCCCGCAGGCCGACGCCATCGTCGCGGCCGTCCGCTCGCAGATGGGCGGCTGA